Proteins co-encoded in one Deltaproteobacteria bacterium genomic window:
- a CDS encoding DUF433 domain-containing protein → MKEISRISTNPEIMGGKPCIRGLRVTVGTVVGLVASGHSTAEILKLYPYLEEEDIREALAYAAWRAEEIEVPLSRS, encoded by the coding sequence ATGAAGGAGATCTCACGCATTTCTACGAACCCCGAAATCATGGGCGGGAAGCCCTGCATTCGGGGGCTGCGGGTCACCGTCGGCACCGTGGTCGGGCTGGTCGCGTCTGGGCATTCCACCGCCGAGATCCTCAAGCTGTATCCGTATCTGGAAGAGGAAGACATCCGCGAGGCCTTGGCCTACGCCGCCTGGCGCGCCGAAGAGATCGAGGTCCCTCTCAGCCGCTCGTGA